Proteins from a single region of Syntrophales bacterium:
- a CDS encoding DUF4136 domain-containing protein — protein MKTIIPRVKKTAPGKDSIAVRLALLLAVSGLFFPPAAPVQAAGPSETLIMSVRIGTSGGGIPDGPARFRVLPQGVENAAAERALIDSVTRILASRGYVRDKTRPEITLVVSYECLPVRVATAAGPGGDQMDERLYIKGSFSETRFSRKIAILVFTAMAGDAPAWHGEVTSEGSCGETIRDAPILVEELLGEFPRTTGRPTERTRLREGSR, from the coding sequence GTGAAGACAATCATTCCCCGTGTGAAAAAGACCGCACCGGGAAAGGACTCCATCGCCGTCCGCCTTGCCCTTCTGCTGGCCGTCTCCGGCCTCTTCTTCCCGCCCGCAGCGCCTGTTCAGGCCGCCGGGCCGTCCGAAACGCTCATCATGTCCGTCCGTATCGGGACATCCGGGGGCGGAATACCGGACGGACCGGCCCGATTCCGCGTCCTGCCGCAAGGCGTCGAGAACGCGGCGGCGGAACGGGCTTTGATCGACAGCGTGACGCGCATCCTCGCAAGCCGGGGGTACGTCCGCGACAAGACCCGGCCGGAGATCACGCTGGTCGTTTCCTATGAATGCCTGCCCGTCCGGGTCGCGACCGCCGCCGGGCCGGGAGGGGATCAAATGGATGAACGGCTCTATATCAAGGGCTCCTTCTCCGAGACCCGGTTCTCCAGGAAAATCGCCATCCTCGTCTTCACGGCCATGGCGGGGGACGCACCGGCATGGCACGGCGAAGTCACGAGCGAAGGATCCTGCGGGGAAACGATCCGGGATGCGCCCATTCTGGTGGAGGAGCTCCTGGGGGAGTTCCCGCGGACCACCGGCAGGCCCACGGAACGGACAAGGCTCCGGGAAGGCAGCCGATAA
- a CDS encoding hydrolase, producing the protein MLKIDRAILVAIDIQGNLYRAMDDREFLLQNCRKLLQGARSLGIPVILTEQVKIGGTVPEIREILPDIEPVVKETFSCWRHEPFAAALKATGREQLILLGIEAHVCVYQTCIDLLDAGFEVHLAADAVSSRTAANREIGIGRMTAEGAIPASTEMILFELLETAAHPKAKELFKLIK; encoded by the coding sequence ATGCTGAAGATCGACAGGGCGATCCTGGTAGCCATCGACATCCAGGGAAATCTCTACCGCGCCATGGACGACCGGGAGTTCCTCCTCCAGAACTGCCGGAAGCTCCTCCAGGGAGCCCGGTCACTGGGAATCCCCGTCATTCTCACCGAACAGGTGAAGATCGGCGGGACAGTGCCCGAAATCCGGGAGATCCTGCCGGACATTGAGCCCGTCGTGAAGGAGACCTTCAGCTGCTGGCGCCACGAGCCGTTCGCCGCGGCGCTCAAGGCCACCGGCCGGGAACAGCTGATCCTCCTGGGGATCGAGGCCCATGTGTGCGTCTACCAGACCTGCATAGACCTGCTCGATGCGGGGTTCGAGGTCCACCTGGCCGCCGACGCCGTGTCGTCAAGAACCGCGGCCAACCGGGAGATCGGCATCGGCCGGATGACCGCCGAGGGAGCCATCCCGGCAAGCACCGAGATGATCCTCTTCGAACTTCTGGAAACAGCGGCCCACCCGAAGGCGAAGGAACTTTTCAAGCTGATCAAATAG
- a CDS encoding hydroxymethylglutaryl-CoA lyase, protein MKPAGVRIVEVGPRDGLQNLSVFVATDRKTDLIRRLAACGVREIQAGAFVNPRAIPQFRDMKEVLADVRDLRDSGVILTTLVPNLQGARDAVEAGVSKLDFFFSVSRSHNQNNVRQTPEESLSALRLVLGEFDRAPGLSFRVNLATVFGCPFEGYLETAVILEYVEKTILLGIREITLCDTVGWGYPAQVETILKACLAAFPEVTFGVHLHNTRGLGLANALKAWETGIRVFDSALGGLGGCPFAPGASGNVATEDLVFLFRSMGIDTGIDLDALLDTASFLQGILPETPLTSSLFRAGPPRKVPFGSGGGEKPGCDS, encoded by the coding sequence ATGAAACCGGCAGGAGTTCGCATCGTCGAAGTCGGGCCCCGCGACGGCCTCCAGAACCTGTCCGTCTTCGTCGCGACGGACCGGAAGACCGACCTGATCCGGCGGCTGGCGGCCTGCGGCGTACGGGAGATCCAGGCGGGCGCCTTCGTCAATCCGCGGGCTATTCCCCAGTTCCGGGACATGAAGGAGGTCCTGGCGGATGTCCGTGACCTCCGGGACAGCGGTGTCATTCTGACCACCCTGGTCCCGAATCTCCAGGGAGCCCGGGACGCCGTAGAGGCGGGCGTGAGCAAGCTCGACTTCTTTTTCTCCGTCAGCCGCTCCCACAACCAGAACAACGTCCGCCAGACGCCGGAGGAGTCTCTCTCAGCGCTCCGGCTGGTTCTCGGCGAGTTCGACCGGGCCCCCGGCCTCTCCTTCCGGGTCAACCTGGCAACCGTCTTCGGCTGCCCCTTTGAAGGCTACCTGGAGACGGCGGTGATCCTGGAGTACGTGGAGAAAACCATCCTGCTCGGGATCCGGGAGATCACACTCTGCGACACCGTCGGCTGGGGATATCCCGCACAGGTGGAAACGATCCTGAAGGCCTGTCTTGCCGCTTTCCCGGAAGTCACCTTCGGTGTGCACCTGCACAACACCCGGGGCCTGGGCCTGGCCAACGCCCTGAAAGCCTGGGAAACGGGAATCCGGGTCTTCGACTCCGCCCTGGGCGGCCTGGGCGGTTGCCCCTTTGCGCCGGGGGCATCGGGAAACGTGGCCACGGAGGATCTGGTGTTCCTCTTCCGCTCAATGGGAATCGATACAGGGATCGATCTGGACGCCCTCCTCGATACGGCCTCTTTCCTGCAGGGAATCCTGCCGGAAACACCGCTGACGAGTTCCCTCTTCCGGGCCGGCCCGCCCAGGAAAGTGCCGTTCGGCAGCGGGGGCGGAGAGAAACCCGGCTGCGACTCCTGA
- a CDS encoding MoxR family ATPase produces MKENNSVFRGASRYVLDDELAKIVNVSMALEMPLLLKGEPGTGKTMLAHAISEALNMPLIILNVKSSMKLVDALYQYDTLTRLNDSRFGDSKRDVSNIEEYIRMGKIGQAFTADVRTVLLIDEIDKADTDFQDDMLDVLDQMQFDIIEVDKTITARNRPVIIITSNAKKDLSDPFLGRCNFHHIAFPDPDMMRLILDVHFPNLNRELADVCIATFYRLREFTGIEKRPATRELINWIRAVKADPDFKVSSLKQGGVPYLGVLFKKSLDLENAGRQLRMRA; encoded by the coding sequence ATGAAAGAGAATAATTCCGTTTTCCGCGGGGCGTCCCGCTACGTCCTCGACGACGAGCTGGCCAAGATCGTCAACGTCTCCATGGCCCTGGAGATGCCCCTCCTCCTCAAGGGGGAGCCCGGCACGGGCAAGACCATGCTGGCCCACGCCATCTCCGAGGCCCTGAACATGCCGCTGATCATCCTCAACGTCAAGTCCAGCATGAAGCTGGTGGACGCCCTCTACCAGTACGACACGCTGACCCGCCTCAACGACAGCCGCTTCGGCGACTCGAAGCGGGACGTCAGCAACATCGAGGAGTACATCCGCATGGGCAAGATCGGCCAGGCTTTCACCGCGGACGTCCGGACAGTGCTGCTCATCGACGAGATCGACAAGGCCGACACGGATTTCCAGGACGACATGCTGGACGTCCTCGACCAGATGCAGTTCGACATCATCGAGGTCGACAAGACCATCACGGCCCGGAACCGCCCGGTCATCATCATCACGTCCAACGCCAAGAAGGACCTCTCGGACCCCTTCCTGGGACGGTGCAACTTCCACCACATCGCCTTCCCGGACCCGGACATGATGCGCCTCATCCTGGACGTCCATTTCCCGAACCTGAACCGGGAACTGGCGGACGTGTGCATCGCCACGTTCTACCGCCTCCGGGAGTTCACGGGGATCGAAAAACGGCCCGCCACGCGGGAGCTGATCAACTGGATCCGCGCCGTCAAGGCCGATCCGGACTTCAAGGTGTCGTCCCTCAAGCAGGGCGGTGTGCCCTACCTGGGGGTACTCTTCAAGAAGAGCCTGGACCTGGAGAACGCAGGCCGGCAGCTCCGGATGCGCGCATAG
- a CDS encoding MFS transporter yields MNESENIENPPSSPQGRRSVLSWAFYDWANSAYATTVMAGFLPVFFKEFCCAGTDPVVSTARLGFTNAAAGLLAAFLFPLLGAAADRGRSRKHFLLFFLGLGALTTACLSLVQAGQWQAAAILYALSLIGFSGGNVFYDALLLLVAGRKDMDRVSALGYALGYLGGGILLAVNIWMTLDPARFGLADPLQAVRASFVTVGIWWLVFSIPLFLWVREPAGKERVSIGVMFREGWQNLAGTIRGIRRYPTILLFLLAYWFYIDGVDTIIRMAVDYGLSLGFASKDLILALLMVQFIGFPAALAFGRLGDRIGTKRAILLAVGVYLLVTIGGSLMRTREDFFVMAAAIGLVQGGIQALSRSFYARIIPPDRPAEFFGFFNMVGKFSVIFGPALIGLSGLAARGAGFEGPAASRIGILSVALLFLAGGTLLLFVDEAKGRKEGAAP; encoded by the coding sequence ATGAACGAATCCGAAAACATCGAAAATCCGCCGTCATCGCCGCAGGGACGCCGCTCCGTCCTTTCCTGGGCCTTCTATGACTGGGCGAATTCGGCATACGCCACCACCGTCATGGCCGGTTTCCTGCCGGTCTTCTTCAAGGAGTTCTGCTGCGCCGGGACGGACCCGGTCGTCAGTACGGCCCGCCTGGGATTCACCAATGCGGCCGCGGGACTCCTCGCGGCGTTCCTGTTTCCCCTCCTGGGAGCCGCCGCCGACCGGGGACGCTCCCGGAAACACTTCCTTCTTTTCTTCCTGGGACTGGGCGCCCTCACCACGGCCTGCCTGTCCCTCGTCCAGGCGGGCCAATGGCAGGCCGCGGCGATTCTCTACGCGCTGTCCCTCATCGGCTTCTCCGGCGGGAACGTCTTTTACGACGCCCTGCTCCTCCTGGTCGCGGGCCGAAAGGACATGGACCGCGTCTCCGCCCTCGGGTATGCCCTTGGCTACCTGGGCGGCGGGATCCTCCTGGCCGTCAACATCTGGATGACCCTCGACCCGGCCCGGTTCGGACTGGCCGATCCGCTCCAGGCGGTCCGGGCCTCCTTCGTCACCGTGGGAATCTGGTGGCTCGTCTTCTCGATCCCGCTGTTTCTCTGGGTCCGGGAGCCCGCCGGGAAAGAGCGGGTCTCCATCGGCGTCATGTTCCGGGAAGGCTGGCAGAATCTCGCCGGGACGATCCGGGGCATCCGCCGCTACCCGACGATTCTCCTCTTTCTCCTGGCCTACTGGTTCTACATCGACGGCGTGGACACCATCATCCGCATGGCCGTGGACTACGGGCTGTCCCTGGGCTTCGCCTCGAAGGACCTGATCCTGGCCCTCCTGATGGTCCAGTTCATCGGCTTCCCGGCCGCCCTGGCCTTCGGCCGCCTGGGAGACCGCATCGGCACGAAGAGGGCCATCCTGCTGGCCGTCGGCGTCTATCTCCTCGTCACCATCGGGGGCAGCCTGATGCGGACCCGGGAGGACTTCTTTGTCATGGCGGCGGCCATCGGACTCGTCCAGGGAGGAATCCAGGCCCTGAGCCGGTCCTTCTACGCCCGGATCATCCCCCCGGACCGGCCCGCCGAATTTTTCGGCTTCTTCAACATGGTGGGGAAGTTCTCCGTGATCTTCGGACCCGCCCTCATCGGCCTGTCGGGCCTGGCCGCCCGGGGCGCGGGTTTTGAGGGACCGGCGGCCTCCCGGATCGGCATCCTGTCGGTGGCCCTTCTCTTCCTGGCCGGCGGGACGCTGCTTCTGTTCGTGGACGAGGCAAAGGGAAGGAAGGAGGGGGCAGCACCGTGA